The DNA sequence CAGCCATCGATCAGGTGGTGATGGATGAGTTCCACTACTATTCCGAACCTGACCGTGGCTGGGCATGGCAGGTTCCCCTTCTGGAATTACCACGCGCACAATTCCTGCTGATGTCCGCCACCCTGGGTGATACCGGGTGGTTGGAAGAGGATCTCACCAAACGAACCGGCCGGACCACCAGCTTCGTGGGCAACACCGAACGCCCGGTGCCACTGGAGTTCTCCTATGTGTACACCCCGGTGCATGAGACCATCGAGCAGCTCCTCACCGAGAAGAAAGCCCCCGTCTACGTGGTGCACTTCACCCAGCGGGACGCCATTGAACGGGCCCAGGCGATGACCTCCATGACGGTGATCACCAAGGAGGAAAAGGACCGCATCGCAGACGAGATCGGTGATTTCCGTTTCACCACCACCTTTGGCAAGACGCTATCCAAACTGGTTCGTCGTGGTATCGGCGTTCACCATGCCGGCATGCTGCCCAAATACCGCCGGTTGGTGGAAAAACTCTCTCAGACAGGATTATTGAAGGTGATCTGCGGAACCGACACTCTGGGTGTGGGCATCAACGTGCCCATCAGGACAGTGTTGATGACCGGTCTGGTGAAGTTCGACGGTTCCCGTGAACGCGTGTTGAAGTCCCGGGAATTTCACCAGATTGCGGGCCGTGCCGGGCGTGCCGGGTATGACACCGTGGGGCATGTGGTGATCCAGGCTCCTGAACACGAGATCGAGAACTTCCGTCTCCGGGAAAAAGCCGGTTCCGATCCGAAGAAGTTGAAGAAACTCCGACTCAAGGCCACCCGCCCCGGTGAAGTCACCTGGACATCGAAAACCTATGAGCGTCTCACCACCGCCGAACCGGAACAGCTCACCAGCCAGTTCAAGATCAGCAACTCCATGCTCCTCAATGTGATCGCCCGCCCCGGTGACGGTTATGACCACCTCAGGCACCTGCTGCGGAGCAACCACGACACCCGGAACAAACAGAACAAGGACATACTCACCGCCCTGGAATTGTTCCGGGGGCTGGTCAACGCCCAGATCATCGACAAGGTTGAAAACGGTCCCGATGAAACCGGGCGGGTTTATGCCCTGACACAGGATCTCCAACGTGACTTCGCGCTCAACCAGCCACTGGCACCGTTCGCCTTGGCAGCCCTGACCCTGCTGGACAAAGAGTCCGAAACCTACACACTCGACGTGATCAGTGTGTTTGAATCCATTCTGGATGATCCCCGGCAGATCCTCATCGCCCAGCAGAAGGCCCGGCGCGGTGAGGAGATTGAAGCACTCAAGGCAGAAGGGGTGGATTACAGCGAGCGCATGGCGATCATCGAGGACGTGACCTGGCCCAAGCCCCTGGAGGAGGAGCTGGGGCAGGCCTTCGAAACCTTCCGCGAGGGGCACCCCTGGGCGAAGGAATTCGAGCTCAGCCCGAAATCAGTGGTCCGCGACATGATCGAACACGGCATGACCTTCTCTGATCTGGTGGCAACCTACGGTGTCGCCCGTTCTGAGGGTGTGGCCCTGCGGTACCTCACCGACGCCTGGCGTACCCTCCAGCATTCCCTCCCCCGCGACCATTCCACCGAGGAATTGGATGATGTGGTGGTGTGGTTGGGGGAGCTCATCCGTCAGGTTGACTCATCACTGGTGGATGAATGGGCCCAGATGGCCGACCCGGATGCACCGATTGACAAGGAAACCCTGGCGCGCGAACTGGCCTTCGGGGTGGAAGACCCCACTGCACTGACAGCCAACCGCCGTGCCTTCACCATCATGATCCGCAACGCGATGTTCCGCCTCGTTGAGCTGTTCGCCTATGAGAAGGAAGACCAGCTTGCCCTCATGACCGAGCACCTTGATGAGAAACCGGACTTCCCCGCTGCCATGGATGCGTACTTCGATGAGTATGCAGACCTGGATACCGGCCCCGCTGCCCGTGGAGCTGAATTCTTTAAAGTCGAGCAGAGTGGCAGGGCGTGGGCTGTCCGACAGACTATCAAGGATCCGGAAGGTGATAATTCCTTCGCGTTTGTGGGTGTGGTGGATCTGGATGCCTCTGATGAGGCCGGAGAGGTACGCTTCTCCTCCCTGGACATCCAGCAGAACTGACGTAACCCACCCGGTTCGGGTGAAAACCCGCCGGATACATGTCTTCCCCGGCGGCATCCTTCTTTAAATACAATCTCGGGAAAATGATGTTGTTGACATAACCGCAGTTCATTCAGCGGTTTTACCTATTTACCGAGCTTATTCGCTAAAGAAGGGCCCTGTTTCATTACCATTTCCTCCACTAAGAGGTTAAGGTTATAGGCATGAGTAATAAGGAGTACCGGCCCACTCTCGCGCAGCTTCGTACATTCGCGACGATCGCCGAGTGCAAACATTTCGGCACCGCTGCATCCAAACTATCCATTTCCCAACCTTCCCTCTCCCAGGCACTCGTAGCCCTGGAGACCGGCCTCGGTGTGCAGTTGATCGAACGATCCACCAGGAAGGTGATTGTCACCCCGGCGGGCGAAAAACTCCTCCCCTACGCCAAGTCCACACTGGATGCGGCAGAGTCGTTCCTCGCCCACGCCCGCGGCGCCAACGGATCCTTGACTGGCCCACTGACCATCGGCATCATCCCCACCGTTGCCCCCTACATCCTGCCACCCCTGCTCAATATCGTCGATACCGAATTCTCCGAACTTGAACCCCACATCGTGGAGGATCAGACCAAGCATCTGCTCTCACTCCTGCGTGACGGTGCCATCGATGTCGCCCTGATGGCCCTACCCTCGGAAACCCCGGGCATGAAGGAAATCCCCCTGTATGACGAGGACTTCGTCGTCGTGGTTCCAGAGAATCATGTCTTCGCAGGCCGCCAGGATCTCCAGCTCTCAGCTCTGGAGGAACTGGAACTTCTCCTCCTCGATGATGGCCACTGCCTCCATGACCAGATCGTGGACCTGTGTCGCAGGGCCGATATCAACCCGATCAGTTCGACGACAGCAGTCACCCGCGCATCCAGCCTCACCACCGTGATGCAGCTGGTGGTGGCCGGCCTCGGTTCCACCCTGGTGCCGGTCAGTGCGGTTCCCTGGGAGTGCACCCGCGATGGACTCTCCACCGCCAACTTCGGCCCAGATGTCACCGCTAACCGTCGGGTCGGACTGGTGTACCGCTCGTCCTCCTCACGCGCGGAGGAATTCGAACAGTTCGCCCAGATCCTCCAGCGTGCTTTCCAGGAAGCAATGTCACGTGCCAGGGACACCGGAATTGAACTGAAGAACAATGAGAGCATCCTCCCGGTTGATGCCTGATCTCCATAAGCCTCTGATCAACTCACCTTGAGGCTCACGCAGTAGAGACCAACAACTAAAGCCCTTCCTCACCCTCCCTCACGCCCCGCCTGAACAAGGCTGGGTGTGGGGCAGGTGAGGAAGGGCTTTGGCATTGTCGGCATGGGGGGCGGGCCGTCTACCGCGGTCACCTGCCGCTGGAATCCACCGGCACCTTGCCACCACTCATCTGGCGGTACAGATGAGCGGAGATCAACACACTGACTGGAAGGAAGATGACCAATCCGAGGAACAGGGTCAACGGTCCGAAGACCATGATCACCACACCGCTGAGGACGCTGTACAGCAGCAATTTCGGGTAGTTCCTGACTGCGTCAGCGAATCCGTTCTTGGCTGCACCCACCGCATTCTCACGGCCGTCGGAGGTGTAGTACACCCAGTAGCTGTACAGGGGATTGATCAGACCTGCGATGATCACGAACAGGGCCAGGCGGCCGAGAAGTCCACTGTCCAGTGCCACCTCTCCGGTCAGCTCATTCACCATGACGGCACTCTGGGTGTCACTCTGGACGATGAGGCTGAGCACCATCCCCAACAGCGTGAAGATGATGAGCAGGATAGCGGTCTGGCCAGCATTGATCGGGTGGAAGAAATCCTTTAGTCGCGCCCTGCGGCCGTCTGTCTCAATGAGCGCCCCGCGCATGGCCGCGATGAAGATGAGCCACGCAAGCACCGAGATCACCACGTTGATGATGATATTCACAGGTGCCCAGGGATCATTGTCCATGACCGCCTGGGGATCAAGCGCGACCATCAAAAATCCCAGCATGATGGACAGAACGAGGAACGCCAGGCCGACGATCACGGTGCCCAGGATCCAGACAGCAGGGTTGGAGAACACCGACTTGAAGCCGAAACGGACGGCCCTCATGATGTTGATGCGGCCATCGGCGGTTTCCAGAGGCCTGCCGTTGCCATCCGGACCGGCATACTGACCAAAAGTCCCGGTCTCATATCCGCCATAGGCGTTGGCATTCGCCTGTCCATCTCCGGTGGTGCCGGGGTACGGCTCATAACCGGAATAAGCGGAGGCGCCGGCACCACCGTAGTTCGATGTACCGTAGCCGGGATTAAAACCACCGGGGGCGTCCTCGGGGTGGTTGGTGGGCCGGTAACGGTCCGGCGCCGCACCCTCCTCACCGCGCCCGCTGCCCGCTCCGCGTTCATAACCATCACTGGACGGGGGATCCAGAGGAGAATGTCCGGATTCTCCACGGTCCTCCCGGCCACCATTTCCACCATGATCACCGTTCCCACCATGATCATCACGGCCATCGGGGCCATCGGGGTTGAAGTCTGGCGAATCCTCGTCGCGGTTCATCTTCTTCGATCTCTCCTCTTCACAGTTCGTGGCGTCACACCGCCCCATGTATCCGCAGCCCACTGGCCACATGACGGTGAAACACGACACATCCAGGTATCACACTACTCGCAGCCGGACTCGAACGAGCACTGCGCAACAAGTAGAATGGCCAGCTAGCCATGACTACACCTGAGAAAGCTCCCACGCGAGCTGAACTGTATGAACTCCTCGAGCGCGTCTCACTCACCGATGAGCGCGCCTTCCGGCGACGCCTGAACAAGGCACGCTCCCCCCGGGCACTCACGGCCATCAAGGCCGATATCGACCGGGCCACAGCGCTTGTCGACGCCCGGGCAACCCGCGTCCCCCAGATCACCTACCCGGAGACGTTGCCGGTCAGCGCGCGCCGGGATGACATCGCCGAGGCGATCAGCAACAACCAGGTCGTCATCATCGCGGGTGAGACCGGTTCAGGTAAAACCACCCAGATCCCCAAGATCTGTCTCGAGCTCGGACGCGGGCGCAGAGGTCTGATCGGGCATACACAACCGCGTCGTCTAGCAGCACGCACCGTTGCTGAACGTATCGCCGATGAACTCGGCCAGGGTATCGGTGAGACCGTCGGTTACGCGATCCGTTTCGACGACCGCGTCTCATCCTCCACCGCGGTGAAGTTGATGACTGACGGCATCCTCCTCGCGGAGATGCAACGTGACCGCTTCCTCAACGCCTATGACACGATCATCATCGACGAGGCCCACGAGCGTTCCCTCAACATCGACTTCCTGCTGGGATATCTGCGTCAGCTGCTACCGAAACGCCCGGATCTCAAGGTGATCATCACCTCCGCCACGATCGACCCGGAACGCTTCGCCAGCCATTTCGCAGATGCAGACGGAAAGCCAGCCCCCATCATCGAGGTCTCCGGGCGAACCTTCCCCGTGGAAATCCGCTACCGTCCGCTTGAGGTGGTACAGGGGGATAAAGTCATTGACATCGACCCCCTCGACGGGCTCTGCAACGCGCTTGAGGAACTCATGGAGGAGGGCAAGGGTGACATCCTGTGCTTCTTCCCGGGTGAGCGTGACATCCGGGATGCCATGGAGGCCATCGACGGCCGCAAATGGCGAGGTGTTGAAGTCACTCCCCTGTTCGGCAGGCTCTCCAACCAGGAACAGCACCGGGTGTTCAGTCCTCATTCCGGGCGGCGCATCGTGTTGTCCACCAACATTGCTGAGACGTCCCTCACCGTCCCCGGAATCCACTATGTGGTGGACACCGGAACCGCCCGTATTTCCCGGTATTCGGTGCGCACCAAGGTGCAGCGTCTTCCCATTGAACCGGTCTCACAGGCCAGCGCCAATCAGCGTTCAGGCCGTTGTGGCCGTGTCGCCGACGGTATCGCGATCCGCCTCTACTCCGAGGAGGATTTCCTCTCCCGGCCTGAGTTCACCGATCCGGAGATTCTACGCACCAACCTGGCCAGTGTGATCCTGCGTATGGCATCACTGCGTCTGGGCGATATCAATGATTTTCCCTTCGTCCAGGTGCCCGAACAGCGTTCCATCCGTGATGGTCTCCTCCTGCTCCATGAATTGGGTGCACTGGCCGAGGATGCCGCAGAGGACGGTTCCCCGAAGCTGACCCCCATCGGTCGGGATATCGCCACTATCC is a window from the Corynebacterium faecale genome containing:
- a CDS encoding DEAD/DEAH box helicase is translated as MNLSQMLPDLSDVPESLLDESIFDSFLAWTSTRGIGLYPAQEEASLGILTGDNVILATPTGSGKSMVAIAAHFIAMARGQRSFYTAPIKALVSEKFFSLCEIFGAENVGMMTGDATVNGGAPIICATAEIVANIALRDGASAAIDQVVMDEFHYYSEPDRGWAWQVPLLELPRAQFLLMSATLGDTGWLEEDLTKRTGRTTSFVGNTERPVPLEFSYVYTPVHETIEQLLTEKKAPVYVVHFTQRDAIERAQAMTSMTVITKEEKDRIADEIGDFRFTTTFGKTLSKLVRRGIGVHHAGMLPKYRRLVEKLSQTGLLKVICGTDTLGVGINVPIRTVLMTGLVKFDGSRERVLKSREFHQIAGRAGRAGYDTVGHVVIQAPEHEIENFRLREKAGSDPKKLKKLRLKATRPGEVTWTSKTYERLTTAEPEQLTSQFKISNSMLLNVIARPGDGYDHLRHLLRSNHDTRNKQNKDILTALELFRGLVNAQIIDKVENGPDETGRVYALTQDLQRDFALNQPLAPFALAALTLLDKESETYTLDVISVFESILDDPRQILIAQQKARRGEEIEALKAEGVDYSERMAIIEDVTWPKPLEEELGQAFETFREGHPWAKEFELSPKSVVRDMIEHGMTFSDLVATYGVARSEGVALRYLTDAWRTLQHSLPRDHSTEELDDVVVWLGELIRQVDSSLVDEWAQMADPDAPIDKETLARELAFGVEDPTALTANRRAFTIMIRNAMFRLVELFAYEKEDQLALMTEHLDEKPDFPAAMDAYFDEYADLDTGPAARGAEFFKVEQSGRAWAVRQTIKDPEGDNSFAFVGVVDLDASDEAGEVRFSSLDIQQN
- a CDS encoding hydrogen peroxide-inducible genes activator, producing the protein MSNKEYRPTLAQLRTFATIAECKHFGTAASKLSISQPSLSQALVALETGLGVQLIERSTRKVIVTPAGEKLLPYAKSTLDAAESFLAHARGANGSLTGPLTIGIIPTVAPYILPPLLNIVDTEFSELEPHIVEDQTKHLLSLLRDGAIDVALMALPSETPGMKEIPLYDEDFVVVVPENHVFAGRQDLQLSALEELELLLLDDGHCLHDQIVDLCRRADINPISSTTAVTRASSLTTVMQLVVAGLGSTLVPVSAVPWECTRDGLSTANFGPDVTANRRVGLVYRSSSSRAEEFEQFAQILQRAFQEAMSRARDTGIELKNNESILPVDA